The Candidatus Oleimmundimicrobium sp. genome window below encodes:
- a CDS encoding LON peptidase substrate-binding domain-containing protein translates to MAVETNTYPVLPLRDMVVFPHMIVPLFVGRDKSVRALEAVMREDKQILLVAQIDHAAEDPGPEGMFEVGVLASVLQLLKLPDGTVKVLVEGKARVSLVRFIDN, encoded by the coding sequence ATGGCAGTCGAAACAAACACATATCCGGTCTTGCCGTTGCGCGACATGGTGGTGTTTCCGCACATGATCGTTCCGCTGTTCGTGGGACGTGACAAATCGGTGCGCGCGCTTGAGGCGGTGATGCGCGAGGACAAGCAGATCCTGCTGGTTGCGCAGATCGATCACGCCGCCGAGGACCCGGGCCCCGAGGGTATGTTCGAGGTGGGTGTGCTGGCCAGCGTGTTGCAGCTTCTCAAGCTGCCCGATGGCACGGTCAAGGTGCTGGTCGAGGGCAAGGCCAGGGTGTCGCTGGTGCGTTTCATCGACAAT